TTGCATGGCGAAGCTGAAGGTGCTCTTCCTGTGCACGGGCAACTCCTGCCGTAGCCAGATGGCTGAGGGGTGGGCGCGCGCGTTGCAGGGCGACGTCATCGAGCCTTACTCCGCCGGCCTCGAGAAGCACGGGATGAACCCGCTGGCCGTCAAGGTGATGGCCGAGG
The window above is part of the bacterium genome. Proteins encoded here:
- a CDS encoding arsenate reductase ArsC yields the protein MAKLKVLFLCTGNSCRSQMAEGWARALQGDVIEPYSAGLEKHGMNPLAVKVMAE